In the genome of Manis javanica isolate MJ-LG chromosome 17, MJ_LKY, whole genome shotgun sequence, one region contains:
- the ARL2BP gene encoding ADP-ribosylation factor-like protein 2-binding protein isoform X2 has product MDDEFQLLQRNFMDKYYQEFEDTEENKLTYTPIFNEYISLVEKYIEEQLLERIPGFNMEVFTTTLQHHKDEVAGDIFDMLLTFTDFLAFKEMFLDYRAEKEGRGLDLSSGLVVTSLCKSSMPASQNNLRP; this is encoded by the exons ATGACGAGTTCCAGTTATTGCAGAGAAACTTCATGGACAAATACTACCAGGAGTTTGAAGACACGGAAGAGAATAAACTCACTTACACACCcatttttaatgaatat ATCTCCTTGGTAGAGAAGTACATCGAAGAGCAGCTGCTGGAGCGGATTCCTGGATTTAACATGGAGGTTTTCACAACAACTTTACA GCACCATAAAGATGAAGTCGCTGGTGACATATTTGACATGCTGCTCACGTTCACAGATTTTCTggcttttaaagaaatgtttctgGACTATAGAGCA GAAAAAGAAGGCCGGGGGCTGGACTTAAGCAGTGGTTTAGTGGTGACTTCGTTGTGCAAATCATCGATGCCAGCTTCCCAGAACAACCTGCGGCCCTAG